aataatgacttGCGATTAAgatttaggtcattttatggttaaagttaatttccgcccagtatttccgctctgttaGCACACATGGCACGTATCAACAAAGACAAATGGAAGTGGACGAGCAAAGAGACAagaaactttttgaatttaatttacgagtaaaatgtaaatgctaTTTTAGATAGCAAAAAATCTAAGAAATGGCGTAATTTTTTCGGAACTCGCAAAGGAAATGGGCCACAATGGTacgacaagccgtgggacgtcctctgTAAATGGAAGGCgatcaaacagcgagacatgtctcaaacaGTTGTCTCACAGCAGTGCCGGAGGGATAATAAAAGCCAAGTCTacatcatcatagcaatgtgttgatagcgttgttgttttattattatagcttgatacgACACAAGCTAGACAAGCTACACAAGACacaagcactattacaacttctacaatattgatcatttgtcaGTAGACGGcgccattttgtctagaaaaactttgtttgcaaatgtttgcttgaatgttgtgcaattcagtgccaaaatgaatggaaacaccttaaaatgtccaaaattaattcaatataccaatttgatcgtaaaacagcatgtgatgtcattacgcaggtttttattcgctttaaagcctttggatggaaacacactttcaccagctttatttgctTGCGTTTCTTTACCAAACTtaagataatttgattgacaagtggatgaaAACTTAGCTTATGAAACTGATGATTGCATGTTTATCCGCTCGCTTGGATTTTGCAAGACCACAGCTCATAAATACATTGCTGTCCTTCAGCTAACTATGAGCAGAGGCTTTAGAGTATGTTCATCAAAACAGAGGCTTGGCTTTCGGATAAGAAACCGACTGAATTGAACCATGATGTAGTTGCCTCAGGCAGActcataattaaaattaattcatagaaaatgactttaaaaaGCTCAGTTCTGCAATTTTAATTGTAATTCTACTCCCACTAGTGTAATATTTTTAGAAATGACAACAATTGTACACATATTTGAATGTCTTGCATGAGGCTATTTCTTAGACGTCATTTTGGGAATCTAAAGGGGACAAACGTTCACAAAGAACATGAAATAAACAGAGGCAAcatgcacaaaactctccataACTGTCTAGTGCCAAGTCTTCAAGATCACCAGAAAACTGGACACTACTGCTTTTTCTATTCAGCAGTATGAAGAGCTTCAATTCAAGGTGACAGAGGACCAACTTAGAAGAACATTTCTGCCAGCAGAGTACGGGGCTTCGTGAAAAGCCCCCGTTATGGCCTGCAGCCAAAACACTCAATTCTGCTCCTTCAGGGCTggtgtcctccaggtttttgaTTCTCCTTTTGATCCTCATTGATAGTTAATGTTCCCCAAGTGGTGATAAGTACAGAAGATCAAGTGTGGCTTGTTAACTATCAAGGAAGATCAAACATTTGCAGGACACTGGCCCCCGAGGACCCGATCAAGGGGCTAGAGCCGTAgacatgttttatttcttcCTACAGAGTATGTGGGAAATTAAAGGGAGGGTGCAATTACACCTCTGAATTACAAACAGCAATTAGCCATTTGAtgtgatctttaaaaaaaaaacatttccttcaCTACCATTTGAGTCATGACGATAACTTTCCTGCGCAATCAGCAAATCCTGGATGTCCACCAGAGgtctgtttcagaaagcaggttcaGTAAAAACTGAGTTTGTCAACCCTGAGATGAGTgaaactctgggttttctgtttcagaaagggaggttaatcaaGAATGAGTGGGAGGGGTTATCAatcaaaacatttgaaacaaaactaaaagataaatatacagaacaatagaaaaaatgaaaataaacacaaacttCTGTTATTAATCCCTGAAGATATCCAAGTAGAATgtctcaaaacataaaaaaacaaattccaacAAAACACAGAATCAGTGACAATCAATTGGAAAAGAGGGCGCCATTTACATTGGAGAGACCAGGAATGTGTTTGTACGCACTGCCACCATtgaaacataaatatattttgtatgCACATTGCCCATATACAAAGACATAAgaataacatattttaaaaattaaatttcaaagCAGGCTTCACTGCTTACCCTAAGGACAACAAGCCTCCTTTTTATGTTAGGGAAAGATACAAGTATGGCATGCCTAGCAGCTGAATATGTCCTCTCCTGCCACCTGTCTTCTAgagaattgtattttttattatttttagtagtgtttttttacacattatttGTTGAGGGACAGtatgtattttattatcttCAATGATATATGTATCCTGTTTACTTTCATTATTACATGTATTTACTcagtcatttcctttttttcctatactttggcaacacagatgccacacagtattgattttttcatgccaataaagcaaattaaaattgaaatttaaCAAGAGAGAAATGTTGCTATTGTGAGTATTAATAAAGTAGGAGGGGTGTTGGGACTACTGGGTTAATATTATTCAGTTGTAACTGGATTACTCCACATTATCATCATAGCACAGTTTGAGGAGGCAATGTGATTTTCTGCCGATTTCATTAAACATACATTAATCAGGCTATGTATGCCTAATTTATTGGTTGACATCATCAACAGGTTTATCTTTCAGTGATTAGTGTTTAATTGGTGATTAGATATTAACTGTGACGCTgtgtggcatttttttttttattcttttgaatGATGATTGTTTTTGCTCAAGCGGACCTTTTAATATCCCACAAAACCTGAACTGAACACACCATCTCATTAACTAACAGAAGACAGAAACTGATTTGATGGTAAACAACACAACTAGGGTAAACATAGATTCTTAACAAGCTCTATGTGTGCTGGACTTTTCTGCAGCCTGTATTTCAGCAACATTGCTGGCATTTAAATTGACGTTTTATTGATGTTTGAACGTTTTCTCTTTATTTCTAACATCGTCAAAATTTGCAGTTGTAATGTTTCTATTCAAAGACCTCAAATAGGTATTTTAGAGCATTCAAGTCATAGCTAAAACACACAAGATTACTAAAATTTTAGTTGCTGTAAAGATTTCACGcaggtctgtgtttgtgtgtgtgagagagagcgagagagagagaaaaacgagGAAGAAGAGTATAGTGTGGCTGAGGGGATGGAAAATCATTCCAAcagcacagaggagagaaaagctTTTGAGTCAAGATTCATGAGAAGATGCTCTTCCTCTCCTGAGGTGCTTGAAGAGGACGTTCCTGATTCAGGAAGCAGCAGATGAATTGATTACTTCTGCTGCTGACTCTGGTCTGTGCAAATGGCAGGAACTGTTGATGTGAGGCTATAGGAACCATGTGTGATggaagacatttaaaaataatttcagtCCTGTCATTGTGGACTTTaatcagttcagttttatttatagtatcaaatcataacaaaagttatcttgagacactttacagagtaggtctagacacactctataatttacaaaaccCCAACCATTCAAGTATTTCCCCCAAGAGCAGCATTAGTgcgtgcgacagtggtgaggaaaaactcccttttaggaataAACCTctgacagacccaggctctttgtaggcggtgtctgacggtgcggGTTGGGGGTGCGATGcccagtggcaataatagtcacaataaagataatggaacagtgactaaaaatggtagtagtagtagttcatgtcatagaagggcacagcaggacattaCAGGGTGTAACGTGGCATAGCAGGTAGGCGGCGTTAGTGGGATGCAGCAGGGTTCAGAGGGGCAtcgcagagcatagcagggagTGCAGCAGGTCCACGGCGACAGCTACAACCAAGATCTTgttgccatcctaatccaaggaaatatgctgggcaaaaagaaaacataaggactccggggagtaaacgccccagaactaggttagtaacaagcaacgatatcagcattttttttgcaaaattattgattatatggtagataAATCTgatgactatgaagagaagcaggtgggccttaaaatgaattttaaaGCTCTGcaccaaaatgatttattatttctattTAGGAATTCAACTGTCATGTAAAcccaaaagtacaaaaaacaaatctgattaACAGCAGCTATTTTATTATGGCGTCATCTTCCCAAGGATGAGACCAAAGTGTTGATATGTACAGTGCTGTGTTGTTAGATATATACTATCACTAACTTGTGTGTAGTTTGCTGCTAGCATGCAGCCTGACGTCAGACTCCCCTCCGTGTGAAATACCAAACTCCTTACATTGCAAACGTTTTGCTTGCATCACGTAAAACTGCCGTAATCCAGGGGTATTTCCTACCCAGTCCCCCCGGTCCCCGCAGAGAcgtttttactttttagctACGTGTTCATCGGGTCCACCAGCCTGAGCCTCCATTTCATCAATGAATGAAAATAGCAATGGGTAGGCCCATTTACCCAAATGTGTGCCTAGCCGCCCATGTAGCAGCTCACGGGAGCTGGCTGCAGGACGACTCAATCCCAATGAccagtttttaatgtttcagaCTATAACTACTCAAGAGTCTGCTCTTGAGAATTTGTTCTAATTTTCCGGACAATTATGGGAGGATTTGGGATTCGTAACCACTGTTTGTATTTCGGGATTGTCACAAATTTTTCAGGACGTCTGGTTACCCTATGTGCATGCTATATGTAGGCTGAATCGCAATCGTGTCAAGAGAAATATGATTGGCAGGAGATGACAAGAGACATCAATGATAGCAAACCCAAAGTCACTCTTGTCATTAACACAGGCAGCACCCCCACTTCCCAAATCGATTGGAAAGTGATTGGAACGATTGTTAGAAAATGTACAGTTTATATTATTGTGTCTTATCAAACCTTAAGAACGTTGTGTTCTCAACCCTGCATTGTGTCACTTTGTTCTCTGAGCTTAAGTCAGAGTTCAAGCCAGTAGATGATAGGATccaaaccacaaaacaatcgGGATCAGATTGTTTCATAACAGTGATGGTTATTACAGCAACTTCACTCTTAgtttcaacatctgtttcagcTGTGAAATCAACAAAGCAGGGTAACACTAAAATAACTGTAATCTGTGGTACAATTATGAGGATTCTTGCTGAAGAAACAGAGGGGATAGACATTAGTGTTGGTTTTGAATCATATCAATTCAGTCACTAATGTACAGTTTGTCCTTGGCAACCAGTGGATGCATTGTTCTTATTTTCTGAATAAGAAGCCTTCACTCCTCCTATACACCTGAAGACAAAGATAttggaaaataaagaataaaaggaGAGCAAGAGCGGAATTGTGCTTAATCCTTATTTTGGTGATCAATAAGATTATGGTGCATGGGTACCAGGCACATTCAATGAGTAACTAAGCCACCTTGGGAACATTTCCATGCAGATACAATTGTAATATGGATAAATGACTGATTTCATTTCAGATGAGAATGATGAGTGTAGTAGGAGTGTGTGCATCTAATTTTCAGCAGACTGTATGTTACCAATACaaataaacaatgttttttaattgaatttcaaACCTTTGCACACCTTTTGTCTTCAAGAAATTTGGATGTGAATGGGCACCAAAAGAAGGACATTAGAGGCTAAATAAGTGTATTAGTGGGAAGTTCATTGTAGAAGTGGACATCGTTGTGCCTCAGCGTGTAACCATTGAGTCAAATTAAGTGAAAAACCAATTAGTTGTTAATAATGGATGCTTCTTCTACAAACATTCACGTTTCTGCAGCCAAACTTTTCACAGTGGTTTGGTTTCAAACTGAGTTTCAAACTTGTTTTTGCTGTATCCTTCAGTTATTCCCTACAGCACTATATAATTATAGATCATATAACAGAAAAGTGAACACTTTGAAGCACCTCTCATGCACAGATTATAGCTTTTCAAcccaaaataaacacacaagctGCAATTGCAAATAATTTCAAGTGCATCCAAGTAGCTTTTTCATGCTGTGAATTACCGTTTCAGCTCTTTGCCACATTGTCAGTAACGACAGACAAATACGAATTTGTACTTCACTTTAAAGCGATGGCACAGGAGCAGTGACAGTTTGAGCAGGCGATGCTCATCTATCATCGCAGTCTTCTTTACTTGATGCTGATGAACCACATAGTGCTGCATGACCCCCACCGGGAGGAACACATGAAGGACAGCTTAGCATGCCTTTTATGCGTCGCAACTCTCGCAGGATATATCACAGTACTCCGCCTGTACCTAAAACAAGCAAGaggtacaaaagaaaaaagtgtgtttgtgcgtgtgtgtgtatgtgtgtgtgtgtatctgttaaCGAGAGGTTGGATCCAAGTTTTGACTTAGGAAAGGAATTCCCTCATGTGTGTCATCCTGGAAATGCAAATGATAACCGGAGTGCATATTCATAAATGGGAAAATGGAGTCCTCATCTTTCCTAACAACCCTGTAGGGTGCCTTCTGTGGATTTCTTTGAGCATCTCTACACTGAGTAGGAGGGACTGTCTGGTTTGGAAGGTAGATTATACACGTTCCAAAGCttgagtgggaaaaaaaaagtgaataaataaataatcatacaGGCTTTTCTTAAAAGTATGATTAGCATGTCTTGCTTGTAGATATCTTTATACGGGGCGTGTGCCTATTCTGAAACCACATCGACTCTGAGGATGAAGTTTgcggagagagaaagagaggagaggcagagagattgtcaaaaaaacaccaaaagatgGCTAGACAGAGAAGCCTTAAAGTGGAAGTTGTGACTCTGGGATAGTGAGACTCAGAGGTAAGTGTTCAGGCTTGGCGCTACAAAGGGCAGTATAGTGCTTACTTTGATTGAATCAATTGCTCTGTGTAAGTAGCTGCTGGTGCCGGCCTCCCCAGGGTGACAGAGAGGTCTGCAGAGAGTGAACCAATCCAGCCATCCATGGCAAGAGAACAGGGAAGATTAACAGAGCAATGCATCATAGCTGTAGCAACCAGTGATGTGTAGCAGACTGTATTTATTGACTCATTGGCTGTATTGATTGTCTCAATTGATGAAAAGTCcagagacaacagacagacgCACAGCAATTAtgcaaaataaagaataaagaaaaaaatgatgggTCATGTTGTTATTTCATTGCATGAATAAAAGAGCATTTCACAGCAAAACCCTGTTATTTTCATCCACCCATTTAGTTCTGTTGATCACAATTAAACCTCTGATTACAGCACATTTCTCTGCAACACAGCATCTCGTTCAATTTAAGTACATACGGTAATGGCTTGGTAATTTACCTGGGCATGTATGTAGCTTTTCCTTGACAGTAAATTCTCTCTGACATTGACATTGTTCCAGCGGCAGCGGCTTATTTAACACGCCATTAATCTCTAACGACAGAAGACCGCGTCGCAGCAGATGTTTGTTAACAAACTTCTGCACGGTCCTCTGGTGTTGTTCTTCACCCTCATTGACATGTGTTACTGCAACAAGAGAAGGGTCGTGAGGCAAACAGTCGAGGACTGCGAGAGTTACCTGATATTTTGGGTGGGTTTTGTGCGACGGGAAATTGTTTCTGTCAAGATGCAGAATTTTTTGATCCAAAGCTAACCCTCGATATTTGCAGTAGACAGATTATTTGTCAAATTATGCCAAAAATCACTGATACTGCACCACATCTGAGTGCATGGTCATCAGTATGCTAATGTTTAACTAAGCAGTGAAACAATCCAATAATTGAATGATGGTCACTGTACATCAGCTCTCTTTTTGACTATGTGTGCAATTAATGAGTGCAAAGCAACCACAACACTGAGTAAATGAACACTTTGGTAAACTTAGACAAAACAGGATTGTCTCCACTCAGAATATGGACAACTGAAAAGATGAGCATGTGTCAGAGGATTATTGTACTATATGTCttatcatttttctttctcttctaaaGCAGCAGGACAGTGTGGAAAGACATAATACAGAACACTTCATGGCCTTAGCTATTGAAATAGAATAGCCTTTTGTACTTGATGCTGGTGAGTGGGCGTGAGGGCAACAAACTGCAAAAATGAAAGTAAAGGGAAAAGAAACAGGCAGAGTTTGGCCTTAGGGCTCATGAGGTAAGGACACTTAACTTATCGCATGCATTGTCATAGTCAACATGGTTTTTATATCAGCTCtatgctttaaaaacaaaatgaataaagCATCTCCTTTtcacaaatataaatatttttatgtttagtaTATACAATAATGAGTTGCCATCATCAACAACATTAGTATcgaagggagagaaaaagcatGTCAGTAAACTCTTGCTAATGGATACAGACACGGCAAAGACAGCCATGATTGATTGGCGTGCTCAAGCGCTCCCTCTGAAGACAAAGCGAGACAATAGTAGTTTTATTGAAGAAGGCTGGTGGTGTGGCTGCGCTGTGCCATGCCACAGTCTACTAGTCCTGAGAGCTATGAGATTCATTGTCCCCCTCCAGCTCCCATTCAAAGTTCTGGCCAGTCATTTGGTAGAACATCATGTTAAAGGGTTTGTAGAACTTGTGCAGCCGTCGAATCACATCTGGGTCAATTTTAGGGTGAGTTCTCCCTTTAGACTTGCCGAGGCATCTGGGAGTGCTGCTGTCCTCTGGCTTCTTCAGACACGGAAATCCTTTAGTTTTATTGAAGTAAAAGTGTTTGTCTGTGACGATCCGTTTTAGTCCCAAGAAGTCCTGCACTTTGGCCATCTCGCCTGCGGGATCCACAATGAGCCTTTCCCCACTGACAAAATGCATTTGGGAGAGAGGGAAATACTGCATCCAGCTCTCCAAGTGGAGCGCATATATTCCTATACGCAATGCACTCCATGAGGCGTCTATAAGACCCAGCGTCCGATTCTTAAAAGCCAGGACCTCAAAGGTGGGAATCTCAGGTTTCTTGGACAAAGTTTGTGTGTAGTCTGAAATGGCTCTAGTGACAGGATTACGCACCACTATAATAAGCTTGATGTCCCTGGCCATGGAGTGGATCCGCTTTGGGGCATGGTTAGTCACAAAGTAGCTGGGCGTCTTCTCCATGGTGATCTGCCCTTCCAGCGTTGAAGGCATCAGGTCTCTGGGAACACaaacagggaaagagagagaaaaaaaacagcttagcACATTATTATCCTCAACACCTCTTGCAGTGCAAATAAAATACCCAAGGACACAGTGCGAGCAAATTTATTAAGCAGTGCATTATGTGATATTACAAGTGAAAATAACTGTTATTATCACTGGACATTATTTTGTGAGGAGAAACATACAGCTAATTACATCCATGGAGTAATATGCAAGAGATAAAAGAAAGAGGATGAAACGGCAGGCAAGCAAGTATGCTCATTGCTTAATTGACTCCATCTGTGTTACTCCAGGAGCTGTTTTGGAACTTTAATAATGAGTTCGCCGCATATCATTAATACTGGGGTGCCTAGGGTATTGTTTTGTCATACATTTATTATGCATGCAAGGCTCATGCTCTGTGCAGGCAGTTTTATTTCTTATGCACATGCGCTTCCCTTGCAATGGATGCaggatttttttctcttctctgtgcTACGTTTAAGGTTATGGGCTGTTCATTGAAGGCAGCAGTGATTAATTATCAGATTGAAGGTGATAATTTGTAGTACAATAGATAAATCCCCGGCTTAACAAATGTATCTCCAGAACAATGGAAAGCCATTTGCCACCACCGCAAATATTATGTTTAATTTGGTTTGTTAGGATGAGTAGCTCATACGCACAGGAGCAAGTCTTGTTTCTATTTTAGTATTAATAATAAAGCATAGCATTTGCCTCAAGCAAATCCTCATAAAAAACCCACTGATGTTCATTCTAATCCgtgctcttttctttgtttgtaggCTATGTGATTCAGTGCTAATTTGGTACATTAAATCCTCTGTGAGATACTCTGTTTATTTTACTACTAACAAACAGGAGCCCAGGACCGCcacaataaaatataaagtaaaagaaaatcttAGCATCAACAGAGTTTTTCCTTCCCCAAATTAAGTCATGTTTGTTTGGAAATTAATACATAAAGCCTGAACCAAAATCCAAATTATTTCTAATCTGGAGATTGACAGAGTTAGTGCTGAAGATTCTCTATTTTCTGGGATAAAAGCCATTTTCTCCTCCCTGTAATATTCTT
Above is a genomic segment from Etheostoma spectabile isolate EspeVRDwgs_2016 unplaced genomic scaffold, UIUC_Espe_1.0 scaffold00000189, whole genome shotgun sequence containing:
- the LOC116674412 gene encoding heparan sulfate glucosamine 3-O-sulfotransferase 4-like; this translates as DLMPSTLEGQITMEKTPSYFVTNHAPKRIHSMARDIKLIIVVRNPVTRAISDYTQTLSKKPEIPTFEVLAFKNRTLGLIDASWSALRIGIYALHLESWMQYFPLSQMHFVSGERLIVDPAGEMAKVQDFLGLKRIVTDKHFYFNKTKGFPCLKKPEDSSTPRCLGKSKGRTHPKIDPDVIRRLHKFYKPFNMMFYQMTGQNFEWELEGDNESHSSQD